The DNA segment TATGGCGTGACCGATTTGGAGCCAAAAAATGCCGTGCGCGTTTTCTTTCAGACAACGCTGGTGAATCCGAAGTCATTTATCGGTAAATCAATTCTTTTCAGCCAAACTCGGATGCAGAAGACCCATTTGAAATCGAAAGAAATTGTGAGCGTCTCTTTGAAAGGACTTCTCTGGACTCTGAAGCACATTTCGTTTAATCGTCTCGTTGAGAGAGACATGTTTCAGGAGAGGATTAAAAGAGGAGAAGAACTTTTCATGCACGAGATGATGTACCCCGTGCTTCAGGGAATAGACTCGTTTGTTTTGGGAGAGATTTTCGGCTCGTGCGACCTTGAGATTGGAGGAACTGATCAGACGTTCAATATGCTCACGGGACGGGACGTTATGAGGGTAAATCGACGGCCACAGCAAGCGGTTCTCACTGTGCGTATACTTGAAGGCACGGACGGCAAAGAAAAAATGAGCAAGAGCATGGAAAATTTTATCGGCATTACCGATTCTCCGAGCGACATGTATGGCAAGATTATGTCTATTCCGGACTCTTCCATCATCAATTATTTTACGTTGTGCACGTATACGCCACTCTCGGCAATTGAAGAAACAAAAAAGGAACTTGAAAACGGAAAGGGCAATCCGAAAAATGTCAAAATGAAATTGGCGAGGGAAACTGTCGCAATATATCACGGAGAGGACAAGGCGTCGAAAGCTCTGGAGGATTTCAGAAAAACGTTTGAGAAGGGAGAAATGCCGGAAGATGTTCCTGAAATTCAGGCGAAGGCGGGCGACGAACTTTCTTCACTGCTTTTAGAGAGTGGCTTCGTGGAATCTAAAT comes from the Candidatus Taylorbacteria bacterium genome and includes:
- the tyrS gene encoding tyrosine--tRNA ligase, producing MELNNKLEEIEELFSRGVAEFIDPEGKFKEKLIKKTKGENSGNIVIKFGVDPTRPDIHLGHAVVLRKLRKFQDLGCKVIFLVGDFTATIGDPSGKSKVRPEIEQAEVEKNVKSFLDQVGKILTLDTSVFSWIRNSDWFYGVTDLEPKNAVRVFFQTTLVNPKSFIGKSILFSQTRMQKTHLKSKEIVSVSLKGLLWTLKHISFNRLVERDMFQERIKRGEELFMHEMMYPVLQGIDSFVLGEIFGSCDLEIGGTDQTFNMLTGRDVMRVNRRPQQAVLTVRILEGTDGKEKMSKSMENFIGITDSPSDMYGKIMSIPDSSIINYFTLCTYTPLSAIEETKKELENGKGNPKNVKMKLARETVAIYHGEDKASKALEDFRKTFEKGEMPEDVPEIQAKAGDELSSLLLESGFVESK